A section of the Marinimicrobium koreense genome encodes:
- the hisB gene encoding imidazoleglycerol-phosphate dehydratase HisB: MANRRAQVNRNTLETKISVSLDLDGEGKGVFDTGVPFLEHMMDQIARHGMIDLDITCDGDTHIDDHHTVEDIGITLGQAVAKAVGDKKGIRRYGHAYVPLDEALSRVVIDFSGRPGLMMDIPFTQKRIGKFDTELFSEFFHGFVNHAQVTLHIDNLRGHNAHHQIETVFKAFGRALRMALEEDPRMAGVMPSTKGSL; this comes from the coding sequence ATGGCCAACCGTCGCGCCCAAGTCAATCGCAATACCCTGGAAACCAAAATCAGCGTCAGCCTGGATCTGGACGGTGAAGGGAAGGGCGTGTTCGACACCGGAGTGCCGTTCCTGGAGCACATGATGGACCAGATCGCCCGCCACGGCATGATCGATCTGGACATCACCTGCGATGGCGACACCCATATCGATGACCACCACACGGTGGAAGACATTGGTATCACCTTGGGGCAGGCGGTGGCCAAGGCCGTGGGGGACAAAAAAGGCATCCGCCGCTATGGCCACGCCTATGTTCCCCTGGACGAAGCGCTGTCGCGGGTGGTGATCGACTTTTCCGGTCGTCCCGGTCTGATGATGGACATTCCGTTCACTCAGAAGCGCATCGGCAAGTTCGATACCGAACTGTTTTCCGAATTTTTCCACGGTTTCGTCAACCACGCGCAGGTTACCCTGCACATCGATAACCTGCGCGGTCACAATGCCCACCACCAGATCGAGACGGTGTTCAAGGCTTTTGGCCGGGCACTGCGGATGGCGCTGGAGGAAGACCCCCGCATGGCGGGCGTGATGCCCTCCACCAAGGGCAGCCTGTAA